One window of the Eschrichtius robustus isolate mEscRob2 chromosome 13, mEscRob2.pri, whole genome shotgun sequence genome contains the following:
- the RAPGEF3 gene encoding rap guanine nucleotide exchange factor 3 isoform X4, which yields MKVGWPGESRWQVGLAVEDSSVLGAPPVGGLPDVVPEGTLLSMVLRRMHRSRSCSYQLLLEHQRPSCIQGLRWTPLTDSEESLDFSVSLEQASTERVLRAGKQLHGHLLATCPNLIRDRKYHLRLHRQCCSGRELVDGILALGLGVHSRSQAVGICQVLLDEGALCHVKHDWAFQDRDTQFYRFPGSEPEPAGIHELEEELAEALALLSQRGPDAVLTVALRKPPGQRTDEELDLIFEELLHIKAVAHLSNSVKRELAAVLLFEPHSKAGTVLFSQGDKGTSWYIIWKGSVNVVTHGKGLVTTLHEGDDFGQLALVNDAPRAATIILREDNCHFLRVDKQDFNRIIKDVEAKTMRLEEHGKVVLVLERTSQGTGPSRPPTPGRNRYIVMSGTPEKILELLLEAMRPDSSAHDPTETFLSDFLLTHSVFMPTAQLCAALLHHFHAEPAGGSEQECSTYICNKRQQILRLVSQWVALYGPMLHTDTVATSFLQKLSDLVSRDARLSNLLREQWPERRRHHRLENGCGNASPQMKVSAPNEARNMPVWLPSQDEPLPSSNCAIRVGDKVPYDICRPDHSVLTLQLPVTASVREVMAALAQEDGWTKGQVLVKVNSAGDAVGLQPDARGVATSLGLNERLFVVSPQEVHKLTPHPEQLGPTVGSAEGLDLVSTKDLAGQLTDHDWSLFNSIHQVELIHYVLGPQPLRDVTTANLERFMRRFNELQYWVATELCLCPVPGLRAQLLRKFIKLAAHLKEQKNLNSFFAIMFGLSNSAISRLAQTWERLPHKVRKLYSALERLLDPSWNHRVYRLALTKLSPPLIPFMPLLLKDMTFIHEGNHTLVENLINFEKMPLVPTSTSAVPQATPGSRSSHRVSCPCLARRE from the exons ATGAAG GTGGGCTGGCCAGGTGAAAGCCGCTGGCAGGTGGGCCTGGCCGTGGAGGACAGCTCAGTTCTGGGGGCACCGCCGGTGGGAGGGCTCCCGGACGTGGTGCCGGAGGGGACGCTGCTCAGCATGGTGCTGAGGAGGATGCATCGGTCCCGAAGCTGCTCCTACCAGCTGCTTCTTGAGCACCAGCGCCCCAGCTGCATCCAGGGGCTTCGCTGG acgcCGCTCACCGACAGCGAGGAGTCCCTGGATTTCAGCGTGAGCCTCGAGCAG GCCTCCACGGAGCGGGTGCTTAGggctgggaagcagctgcatgggcATCTCCTGGCCACCTGCCCCAACCTCATCCGAGACCGAAAGTACCACCTCAGACTCCACCG gcAATGCTGCTCTGGCCGGGAACTGGTGGATGGGATCTtggccctggggctgggggtccATTCCCGGAGCCAAGCCGTGGGAATCTGCCAGGTGCTGCTGGATGAAGGTGCCCTCTGTCATG TGAAACACGACTGGGCCTTCCAGGATCGAGATACCCAATTCTACCGTTTCCCCGGGTCGGAGCCAGAGCCTGCAGGCATCCACGAGCTGGAGGAGGAGTTGGCTGAGGCTCTGGCCCTGCTCTCCCAGCGGGGGCCTGACGCCGTGCTCACGGTGGCGCTTCGAAAGCC CCCCGGGCAGCGCACAGACGAGGAGCTGGACCTCATCTTTGAGGAACTGCTGCACATCAAGGCCGTGGCCCACCTCTCCAACTCG GTGAAGCGGGAATTAGCGGCAGTTCTGCTCTTTGAACCACACAGCAAGGCAGGGACCGTGT TGTTCAGCCAGGGGGACAAGGGCACCTCATGGTACATCATCTGGAAGGGATCTGTCAATGTGGTGACCCACGGCAAG GGCCTGGTGACCACACTGCATGAGGGAGACGACTTTGGACAGCTGGCTCTGGTGAACGATGCACCCCGGGCAGCTACCATCATCCTGCGAGAAGACAACTGTCATTTTCTTCGCGTGGACAAGCAGGACTTCAACCGTATCATCAAG GATGTGGAAGCAAAGACCATGAGGCTGGAGGAACATGGCAAAGTGGTGTTGGTGCTGGAGAGAACCTCTCAGGGCACTGGCCCTTCTCGTCCCCCAACCCCAGGCAGGAACCG GTATATAGTGATGTCTGGCACCCCGGAGAAGATCCTAGAGCTTCTGTTGGAGGCCATGCGGCCTGATTCCAGTGCTCATGACCCAACAG AGACATTCCTCAGCGACTTCCTCCTGACCCACAGTGTCTTCATGCCCACTGCCCAGCTTTGCGCTGCCCTCCTGCACCA TTTCCACGCGGAGCCCGCGGGAGGCAGCGAGCAGGAGTGCAGCACCTACATCTGCAACAAGAGACAACAGATCCTGCGGCTGGTCAGCCAGTGGGTGGCCCTGTACGGCCCCATGCTCCACACCGACACTGTGGCCACCAGCTTCCTCCAG AAACTGTCAGACCTGGTGAGCAGGGATGCCCGGCTTAGCAACCTGCTGCGGGAGCAGTGGCCAGAGAGGCGGCGACACCACAG GTTGGAAAATGGCTGTGGGAACGCATCTCCGCAGATGAAGGTGTCTGCCCCGAATGAG gCGCGGAACATGCCTGTTTGGCTCCCCAGCCAGGATGAACCTCTCCCCAGCAGCAACTGTGCCATCCGAGTCGGGGACAAAG TCCCCTATGACATCTGCCGGCCGGACCACTCGGTGCTGACCCTGCAGCTGCCTGTGACGGCCTCAGTGAGAGAGGTGATGGCGGCGCTGGCCCAGGAGGACGGCTGGACTAAGGGGCAGGTGCTGGTGAAGGTGAACTCTGCGGGCG ACGCCGTTGGCCTGCAGCCAGATGCCCGTGGTGTGGCCACATCCCTGGGGCTCAACGAGCGGCTCTTTGTTGTCAGCCCTCAGGAAGTGCACAAGCTG ACCCCACACCCCGAGCAGCTGGGGCCCACCGTGGGCTCTGCAGAGGGGCTGGACCTGGTGAGCACCAAGGACCTGGCGGGCCAGCTGACGGACCACGACTGGAGCCTCTTTAACAGTATCCACCAG GTGGAGCTGATCCACTACGTgctgggcccccagcccctgcGGGACGTCACCACCGCCAACCTGGAGCGCTTCATGCGCCGCTTCAATGAGCTGCAGTACTGGGTGGCCACAGAGCTGTGTCTGTGCCCTGTGCCCGGCCTGCGGGCCCAGCTGCTCAGGAAGTTCATCAAGCTGGCCGCCCA CCTCAAGGAGCAAAAGAATCTCAATTCCTTCTTCGCCATCATGTTTGGCCTCAGCAACTCGGCCATCAGCCGCCTGGCCCAGACCTGGGAG AGGCTGCCCCACAAAGTCCGGAAGCTCTACTCGGCCCTCGAGAGGCTGCTG GACCCCTCATGGAACCACCGTGTGTACCGTCTGGCCCTCACCaagctctcccctcccctcatcccctTCATGCCCCTTCTTCTCAAAG ACATGACCTTCATCCATGAGGGAAATCACACACTGGTAGAGAATCTCATCAACTTTGAGAAGATG CCACTAGTTCCTACGAGCACTTCAGCTGTCCCCCAGGCCACACCAGGGTCCCGTTCCTCACACCGGGTCTCATGTCCCTGCTTGGCCCGCAGAGAATGA